One genomic region from Salvia hispanica cultivar TCC Black 2014 chromosome 2, UniMelb_Shisp_WGS_1.0, whole genome shotgun sequence encodes:
- the LOC125207968 gene encoding basic leucine zipper 43-like produces MQPNEIAELHLLFPSNSTQYPPNFALTSNYPPAYQFSRFPNPLYQLNTAPQVQELNPQSTCFSSNSTSDEADEQQLSIINERKQRRMISNRESARRSRMRKQKHLDELWSQVVWLRNENHQLVDKLNHVSERHDQVLQENVQLKEEASELRQMLTDMQLSSPYPYLRELDDDPSSDLA; encoded by the coding sequence ATGCAGCCCAATGAGATTGCTGAGCTCCATTTGTTATTTCCTTCCAACTCAACACAATATCCTCCCAATTTTGCCTTAACTAGTAACTACCCACCAGCTTATCAGTTTAGCAGGTTCCCCAACCCTTTATACCAGCTCAATACCGCACCCCAAGTTCAAGAACTGAATCCACAGTCAACTTGTTTCAGCAGTAACTCGACATCTGATGAAGCAGATGAGCAACAACTAAGCATAATAAACGAGAGGAAGCAAAGAAGAATGATTTCAAACAGAGAATCTGCAAGGCGATCACGCATGCGCAAGCAGAAACACTTGGATGAGCTTTGGTCACAAGTAGTCTGGCTCCGTAACGAGAATCACCAGCTCGTAGACAAGCTGAACCATGTATCAGAACGTCATGACCAAGTACTCCAAGAAAATGTTCAACTCAAGGAAGAAGCTTCAGAGCTTCGTCAAATGCTTACCGACATGCAGCTGAGCAGTCCTTATCCTTACTTAAGAGAGCTTGACGATGATCCTAGCAGTGACTTGgcctaa
- the LOC125205774 gene encoding protein ROH1-like isoform X2, with product MPFPRVSFSSASKLPLSFFMFTPYNQVVNADELLSVSWMHKLLDAFTACQEDFSTLLSDNKALLSKPPADRLATEYFERAIKAMDIFNATRNGVETVCVWQKHLEIVVCALDAKQRTVGESQFRRARKALMDLAILMLDDKDTGSVFSHRNRSFGRKGKEHQRSSSSGHSRSLSWSVPHSWSASKQLQSIASNLAPPKTNEIAATNGLAMLIFAMSFILMFVLWVLVAAIPCQDRGVQIHFAIPRQFSWSTPLFLLHSRIMAESKKRERRNTSGLLKEIYQIEKCVHQLTDSVDAAQFPLSDELKDEVNENVNELSLACGAFKTGLEPLQCKLRETFKKVMACRSEGLEFLGKATQP from the exons ATGCCATTTCCCAGGGTTTCATTTTCCTCTGCTTCCAAATTGCCGCTATCATTTTTCATGTTCACCCCATACAATCAAG TGGTTAACGCGGACGAGCTCCTCTCTGTTTCGTGGATGCACAAGCTGTTGGACGCGTTCACTGCTTGCCAGGAGGATTTCAGCACCTTACTATCCGATAACAAAGCATTGCTCTCGAAGCCGCCAGCAGACAGGCTTGCTACCGAGTATTTCGAGAGAGCCATCAAGGCGATGGATATCTTCAATGCAACTCGCAATGGTGTTGAGACCGTTTGTGTCTGGCAGAAGCATTTGGAGATTGTGGTGTGTGCTCTTGACGCGAAGCAGAGAACGGTTGGCGAGAGCCAGTTTCGTCGTGCACGAAAAGCCTTGATGGATTTGGCTATACTGATGTTGGATGACAAAGATACCGGCTCAGTGTTTTCACACAGAAACCGCTCTTTTGGGCGTAAGGGCAAGGAACACCAACGGAGCTCATCATCAGGGCACTCTCGGTCACTCTCTTGGAGCGTGCCACATTCTTGGTCAGCCTCTAAGCAGCTCCAGTCCATTGCGAGCAACTTGGCTCCTCCAAAAACGAACGAAATAGCAGCGACTAATGGTTTGGCGATGCTCATCTTTGCAATGAGCTTTATTCTGATGTTTGTGTTGTGGGTTCTCGTTGCTGCAATCCCTTGTCAGGACCGGGGCGTGCAGATCCACTTTGCAATCCCTCGTCAGTTCTCGTGGAGCACGCCTCTGTTCTTGCTCCATAGCCGAATCATGGCCGAGTCCAAGAAGAGAGAGCGGCGCAACACCAGTGGATTGTTAAAGGAGATATATCAGATTGAGAAGTGTGTGCATCAGCTGACAGACTCGGTGGATGCCGCTCAGTTCCCACTGTCGGACGAGCTGAAGGACGAAGTTAATGAGAATGTCAACGAGCTGTCTTTAGCGTGTGGGGCTTTTAAGACGGGGCTCGAGCCACTGCAGTGCAAGCTACGCGAGACGTTTAAGAAAGTCATGGCTTGTCGCTCCGAGGGCCTCGAGTTCCTTGGCAAGGCCACACAGCCTTAG
- the LOC125205774 gene encoding protein ROH1-like isoform X1: MPAPNNHGCHIPFASFRRSILTLRSDQVHSESEMSHDSNIKCLESFQRQVFTRFHDLSVVNADELLSVSWMHKLLDAFTACQEDFSTLLSDNKALLSKPPADRLATEYFERAIKAMDIFNATRNGVETVCVWQKHLEIVVCALDAKQRTVGESQFRRARKALMDLAILMLDDKDTGSVFSHRNRSFGRKGKEHQRSSSSGHSRSLSWSVPHSWSASKQLQSIASNLAPPKTNEIAATNGLAMLIFAMSFILMFVLWVLVAAIPCQDRGVQIHFAIPRQFSWSTPLFLLHSRIMAESKKRERRNTSGLLKEIYQIEKCVHQLTDSVDAAQFPLSDELKDEVNENVNELSLACGAFKTGLEPLQCKLRETFKKVMACRSEGLEFLGKATQP, encoded by the coding sequence ATGCCTGCTCCAAATAATCATGGATGCCATATCCCTTTTGCATCATTTCGCCGCTCTATATTGACTCTAAGAAGTGATCAGGTTCATTCAGAATCAGAAATGAGCCATGATTCCAATATCAAGTGCCTGGAGTCGTTCCAACGACAGGTTTTCACCCGTTTCCACGATCTTTCAGTGGTTAACGCGGACGAGCTCCTCTCTGTTTCGTGGATGCACAAGCTGTTGGACGCGTTCACTGCTTGCCAGGAGGATTTCAGCACCTTACTATCCGATAACAAAGCATTGCTCTCGAAGCCGCCAGCAGACAGGCTTGCTACCGAGTATTTCGAGAGAGCCATCAAGGCGATGGATATCTTCAATGCAACTCGCAATGGTGTTGAGACCGTTTGTGTCTGGCAGAAGCATTTGGAGATTGTGGTGTGTGCTCTTGACGCGAAGCAGAGAACGGTTGGCGAGAGCCAGTTTCGTCGTGCACGAAAAGCCTTGATGGATTTGGCTATACTGATGTTGGATGACAAAGATACCGGCTCAGTGTTTTCACACAGAAACCGCTCTTTTGGGCGTAAGGGCAAGGAACACCAACGGAGCTCATCATCAGGGCACTCTCGGTCACTCTCTTGGAGCGTGCCACATTCTTGGTCAGCCTCTAAGCAGCTCCAGTCCATTGCGAGCAACTTGGCTCCTCCAAAAACGAACGAAATAGCAGCGACTAATGGTTTGGCGATGCTCATCTTTGCAATGAGCTTTATTCTGATGTTTGTGTTGTGGGTTCTCGTTGCTGCAATCCCTTGTCAGGACCGGGGCGTGCAGATCCACTTTGCAATCCCTCGTCAGTTCTCGTGGAGCACGCCTCTGTTCTTGCTCCATAGCCGAATCATGGCCGAGTCCAAGAAGAGAGAGCGGCGCAACACCAGTGGATTGTTAAAGGAGATATATCAGATTGAGAAGTGTGTGCATCAGCTGACAGACTCGGTGGATGCCGCTCAGTTCCCACTGTCGGACGAGCTGAAGGACGAAGTTAATGAGAATGTCAACGAGCTGTCTTTAGCGTGTGGGGCTTTTAAGACGGGGCTCGAGCCACTGCAGTGCAAGCTACGCGAGACGTTTAAGAAAGTCATGGCTTGTCGCTCCGAGGGCCTCGAGTTCCTTGGCAAGGCCACACAGCCTTAG
- the LOC125205774 gene encoding protein ROH1-like isoform X3, protein MSHDSNIKCLESFQRQVFTRFHDLSVVNADELLSVSWMHKLLDAFTACQEDFSTLLSDNKALLSKPPADRLATEYFERAIKAMDIFNATRNGVETVCVWQKHLEIVVCALDAKQRTVGESQFRRARKALMDLAILMLDDKDTGSVFSHRNRSFGRKGKEHQRSSSSGHSRSLSWSVPHSWSASKQLQSIASNLAPPKTNEIAATNGLAMLIFAMSFILMFVLWVLVAAIPCQDRGVQIHFAIPRQFSWSTPLFLLHSRIMAESKKRERRNTSGLLKEIYQIEKCVHQLTDSVDAAQFPLSDELKDEVNENVNELSLACGAFKTGLEPLQCKLRETFKKVMACRSEGLEFLGKATQP, encoded by the coding sequence ATGAGCCATGATTCCAATATCAAGTGCCTGGAGTCGTTCCAACGACAGGTTTTCACCCGTTTCCACGATCTTTCAGTGGTTAACGCGGACGAGCTCCTCTCTGTTTCGTGGATGCACAAGCTGTTGGACGCGTTCACTGCTTGCCAGGAGGATTTCAGCACCTTACTATCCGATAACAAAGCATTGCTCTCGAAGCCGCCAGCAGACAGGCTTGCTACCGAGTATTTCGAGAGAGCCATCAAGGCGATGGATATCTTCAATGCAACTCGCAATGGTGTTGAGACCGTTTGTGTCTGGCAGAAGCATTTGGAGATTGTGGTGTGTGCTCTTGACGCGAAGCAGAGAACGGTTGGCGAGAGCCAGTTTCGTCGTGCACGAAAAGCCTTGATGGATTTGGCTATACTGATGTTGGATGACAAAGATACCGGCTCAGTGTTTTCACACAGAAACCGCTCTTTTGGGCGTAAGGGCAAGGAACACCAACGGAGCTCATCATCAGGGCACTCTCGGTCACTCTCTTGGAGCGTGCCACATTCTTGGTCAGCCTCTAAGCAGCTCCAGTCCATTGCGAGCAACTTGGCTCCTCCAAAAACGAACGAAATAGCAGCGACTAATGGTTTGGCGATGCTCATCTTTGCAATGAGCTTTATTCTGATGTTTGTGTTGTGGGTTCTCGTTGCTGCAATCCCTTGTCAGGACCGGGGCGTGCAGATCCACTTTGCAATCCCTCGTCAGTTCTCGTGGAGCACGCCTCTGTTCTTGCTCCATAGCCGAATCATGGCCGAGTCCAAGAAGAGAGAGCGGCGCAACACCAGTGGATTGTTAAAGGAGATATATCAGATTGAGAAGTGTGTGCATCAGCTGACAGACTCGGTGGATGCCGCTCAGTTCCCACTGTCGGACGAGCTGAAGGACGAAGTTAATGAGAATGTCAACGAGCTGTCTTTAGCGTGTGGGGCTTTTAAGACGGGGCTCGAGCCACTGCAGTGCAAGCTACGCGAGACGTTTAAGAAAGTCATGGCTTGTCGCTCCGAGGGCCTCGAGTTCCTTGGCAAGGCCACACAGCCTTAG